The nucleotide sequence CGCGGGGGAAGCGGTTCTCGGGATCGGCCACCACCGCCAGCAGGCGCACGGTCTGCCCGCCCAAGCTGGCGTCGGCGACTTTCACCGAAGCGGGCAATCCTGCCAGCGGCCTGGCGCCGCCGCTCAAGGCTTCGAACCAACGCAAGCCTCTCAATGAATACGAAGTCATGGGCGTTCTCCCTGATACAGCTGGCGAACCGCTGCCGGTTCGATCTGCACGTCAGTGTCCAATCGGGCCAGGTGTTGCAGGAACAGCTCGGCCTGACCGCTGCGGTGTTCGGCGGGCACGCCCAGGTGCAACAACTGGCTGACCTGTTGGCGGATCTGCTGCACATCGTCGGCCGCGTAGCGATCCACCAATCCCGTGGCGAAACGCTGCTCACCGCCGGTCAGGCTCCAGATGAACGGGCGATCCCGGGAGTCGTATTCCTCGATTCCGGCCTCCTGCTCGATCACTTGCGGGCCGTTCAGGCCCAACCGCGCCTCCTGGGTCACCAGCAGATAGCTGCACAGCCCAGCGGCGATGGACATGCCGCCAAAGCAGCCGACACTGCCGACCACCACACCGACCACCGGCTGATACTGGCGCAGGTCGACAATGGCCGAATGAATCTCGGCGATGGCCGCCAACCCCAGATTGGCTTCCTGCAAACGCACACCGCCGGTTTCCAGCAGCAGCACCGCACGGGTCGGGATGCCTTTGCGGTTGTCCTCGGCGGCCAGCTCCAGGGCGCCGGCGATCTTCGCCCCACCCACTTCGCCGAGACTGCCGCCCTGGAACGCCCCCTCGATGGCGGCGATCACCACCGGCAGGCCGTCGATGCCGCCTTTGGCGATCACTACGCCGTCGTCGCTTTGCGGCACCACGCCTTGACGCAGCAGCCACGGCGACATGACGCGCTGGAACGGGTCGAGCAGTTCGCGAAACGTACCGTCATCGAGCAAGGCTTTCGCCCGCTGCCGGGCACCGAGTTCGACGAAGCTGTGCTTGTTGAGCAACGCTGCGCTGTCAGTCATGGCCGATCTCCTCGAAGCCTTGCTCCAGGCGCAGACGCACCACGCCGGGGGTGGCGCCGAAATCGTGAATGTCGATGGACAGCGCCGGCGGGGTCTGGCCGTCGAACATCCGGGCGAACAGATGCTGCCAGCGTTGCTCGCTGCCATTGACCGAGGTCTGCACCTGAATGGTCAATTTGCCCGCCAGCCCCGGCTCGATCAGCACCTCCAGGTCGCCCGAGCCGACACAGCCCACCAGCGCCCGCCCCCGTGGCGGCTGCCCGGCGGGGAATTCAAAGGATAAGGTTTCCATCAGCAAACTCCCTGGATGACGCTGTCACCCGACTCGATGCGGTCGATGAACAGGCAAGCCGCGAGCAGATCGGCGGCGCCTCCGGGTGAGGCGTTCAATGCAATCAGTTGTTGGTCCAGCGCGTGCAATCGGCGGCGGCCGTCGAGACTCGCGCTGCCACCGGCATCCAGTACCGCTTGGGCACCGGCCTGCATGGCCTGCAAGCCGGGCTCGCCGGCGCGATAGAGCACGCAGGTGTCCGCCAGTTGGGTCATGATCGCCAGCAAGGCGTCGAGCCGGGCGTTCTGCTCACCATGCCCTTGGGTGCGACTGCGCTTGAGTTGTGGCAATCCACGCTGCACCACCGCCGGGAAGCCAAGTTGCGCTTCTTCCTTTGCGCCGCGTGCGCCGTAGCGTTGGGCCACTTGGGCGCCATGGCTGAAGGGGCTTGGCGCGTAGCGATCTTCAAGCAGCGCCAGGCGTGCGGCGCGCAAAGTGACGGCGCTGGCCGTGCTGGATTCAGGTTCCAGCGCTGCGGCGGCCACCAGCAGGCCCAAGGCCCAGATCGCCCCTCGATGGGTATTCACGCCGCCCGTCGTGGCGAGCATCGCCGCTTCACCTTCACGGCCGATCCGCCCGAGGGCCTCGCGCAACGACAGGCCCACTTCGCCGGACTCGATGGCCGCTTCAGCCATTTCCTTGAAGGCCGGCCATAAGGACAGCGCCGATGCATGCATCAGCCCAAGGTGCAGGTCGGTGTGGGCGCCATTGCCACGGCGGTCCACCAGCGCCGGTTTGGGCGACAGGTCCGCTTCGTCGATCAGTGCGTCCACCGCCAGGTCCGCCAGCCGTTCGGCCAGGCTCAGGGTGTTCGGTTGCAGGTTGAGTGCGTGCATTACCAGCTCCTGAACTTGGCGGGCGGGTTGTAGAGGCCACCGGACCACTCCACCAGGTCGGCCACGCTCTTGGCGGCGAGCAACTCACGGGTGGCGTCGGTGCGGCGGATGCCGAGGTCTTCGGGCAAGGCGATCAGCCCTTCGCGGCGCATGCGGGCGGTATCTTTCGGGTTGTGGCGCAGGCCGATGGCAGTGACCCCGGCAACCGCTGCGATCATCGCCTGGCGCTCTTCCAGGGAGCGGGCCTTGTACAGATAGGCGATGCCCTCTTCGGTCAACAGATGGGTGACGTCGTCGCCGTAGATCATGATCGGCGCCAGGGGCATGCCGGCTTTCTTCGCCACGTCCACCGCATCGAGGGTGTCGACGAACGTCGGTTTGCCGCCCTCCTGGAAGGTCTCGACCATCTGCACCACCAGCTTCTTGCCGCGCTCGAGCAGAGGGGCCTCGCCGTCGCCATGGCGCATGTCGAGCCAGGCCGGGGTGCCGTGGCGGCGACCGCGCGGATCATGGCCCATGTTCGGCGCACCACCGAAACCGGCCAGTCGGCCTCGGGTGACCGTGGAGGAATGACCGTCGCCGTCCACTTGCAAGGTGGCACCGATGAACAGGTCCACCGCGTACTGGCCGGCCAGTTGGCAGACCATGCGGTTGGAGCGCAGTGAGCCATCGCGGCCAGTGAAGAACACGTCCGGCCGGGCGGCGATGTAATGCTCCATGCCCAGTTCGGTGCCGAAGCAATGCACGCTCTCGACCCAGCCGCTTTCGATGGCCGGGATCAACGTCGGGTGCGGATTGAGGGTCCAGTTGCGGCAGATCTTGCCCTTCAGACCGAGGGATTCACCGTAGGTCGGCAGGATCAGCTCGATGGCGGCGGTGTTGAAACCGATGCCGTGGTTGAGGGACTGGACGTTGTGCTTTTCGTAGATCCCACGGATCGCCATCATTGCCATCAGCACGTGCACAGGCTTGATGTGGCGTGGGTCGCGGGTGAACAGCGGCTCGATGTAGAACGGCTTGTCGGCCACCACCACGAAATCCACCCAGGACGCCGGGATGTCCACGCGCGGTAGGTCGCTGACGTCATCCACCAACTGATTGACCTGGACGATGACGATGCCGTCGCTGAAGGCCGCCGGCTCGATCAACGCTGGAGTGTCCTCGGTGCTCGGACCGGTGTAGATGTTGCCGGCGCGGTCAGCCATGAAACCGGCCGAGAGCACCACATTGGGAATCAGGTCCACCACCAGTCGGGCATAGAGTTCGATGTAGGTGTGGATCGCGCCGATTTCCAGCAAGCCGTCTTCCAGCAACTGGCTGATGCGCAGGCTCTGGGTACCGGCGAAGGAAAAATCGAGTTTGCGGGCGATGCCGCGCTCGAACAGGTCCAGGTGCTCGGAGCGGCCGACGCTGGGCATGATCATGTGCAGGTCGTGCAGCTTCGAAGAATCGGCTTTGGCCAGGGAACGCGAGAGAAAATCCGCCTGCTTCTGGTTGTTGCCTTCCAGCACCACACGGTCGCCGGGCTCGATCAGAAGCTGCAACGCCTCGACGATCCGGTCGGTGGGCAACACCACACCATCGACCATGCCCTTCACCTGTTCGAGCCGCCGCTGCTTCTCGCCGCGCCGCCGCGTCCAGCGCGAGTCGGGGGATATTGTTGTTGTCATGACCACTCCACGGGTTCGCTGTCGTGGGGGTTACCTTAGGAGTGATGAGGCGAGGACATCAATCAAGCTGGACGGCGGATCGTTACGCTTGGAGTAATGGTTGAAAATGAATCTGTGTGGGAGCTGGTGTACGCGGTATTCCTGCATGGCGCGAGCCCCTGTGGGAGTGAGCCTGCTCGCGATGGCGGTGCGTCAGCTTGTATCTGTTCTGAATGGGCCGCAGCTATCGCGAGAAGGCTCGCTCCCACCGGGTTTGTAGTTGAGTTCAGATTTTGCGGCTTACGCCAGGATCAGCAAGCGTCCATAAGTCGCCGGACCCGCTCGAGCAGTTCCGCAGCACTCTCGATCAGTTGAATAAGAAGCGCATGATCTTCATCCATATAGCCCTCGTACTCGGCAAGATTGCGCCGCTCATGACAAAGCGCAAATATGCGGACCTGAAGCTTGCTGGCGTCTGCCGTATGAATCAGGCATTGAAAAACCAGATAACGCTTGTCCGAACGATAGCCACTCAAACGCAGTGCCGTAAGCGCCAGAGCATGAGCCGCGTTGTACGCCAGGTCAAAGCGGCTGGCGAATGAAAGAGACAGCGTTTGTGCATCGTTCAGGCGAGCCACTGCCGAGCGCATCAAGCCCTCGCATTCCTGGCGATTAGGCGGTTCGGCCTTGAGGCCGCCACTACGTAACAGATTCTCCAGGTTTTCCTGGTAACCCATCCTTGGACTCCAAAGGGTCTTCACCCAGCAGGTTGATCTTGTCCTGTTGCGCCACTCGCGTCACGAAGCTGTGGCCCGCTGCAAATTTTGCGACCCAGTCCTGAGGCGTGTAGAGCGTAGGGTTGAGAGGACGGCCCAGTTGCTCTTCCAGGGGCATGAGCCGCTCCATCACCTCACTGTAGTGCAGACCCTCGCCGATCAGCATGAGATCTATGTCACTGAATGCGTTTGCCTGGTCTTTGGCGATAGAGCCGTAAACGAACGCCCACCTTAGCTGCCTGGAAAAAGGCTCCAATGCCTGGCGAATCGGCTCGGCCATACCAATGGTTTTTCGAACGATGCCCAACAGTTCAGGGTAAATCGGACAGCGTGCATTGGCCTGGTAATGGGTTTGATTACCCTGACGAGTCATCATCAGAACGCCAGAGCCATGCAAACGCTCTAGCTCACGCATCAGACTGCCCTTGCCCACTTG is from Pseudomonas sp. B21-056 and encodes:
- the mdcA gene encoding malonate decarboxylase subunit alpha translates to MTTTISPDSRWTRRRGEKQRRLEQVKGMVDGVVLPTDRIVEALQLLIEPGDRVVLEGNNQKQADFLSRSLAKADSSKLHDLHMIMPSVGRSEHLDLFERGIARKLDFSFAGTQSLRISQLLEDGLLEIGAIHTYIELYARLVVDLIPNVVLSAGFMADRAGNIYTGPSTEDTPALIEPAAFSDGIVIVQVNQLVDDVSDLPRVDIPASWVDFVVVADKPFYIEPLFTRDPRHIKPVHVLMAMMAIRGIYEKHNVQSLNHGIGFNTAAIELILPTYGESLGLKGKICRNWTLNPHPTLIPAIESGWVESVHCFGTELGMEHYIAARPDVFFTGRDGSLRSNRMVCQLAGQYAVDLFIGATLQVDGDGHSSTVTRGRLAGFGGAPNMGHDPRGRRHGTPAWLDMRHGDGEAPLLERGKKLVVQMVETFQEGGKPTFVDTLDAVDVAKKAGMPLAPIMIYGDDVTHLLTEEGIAYLYKARSLEERQAMIAAVAGVTAIGLRHNPKDTARMRREGLIALPEDLGIRRTDATRELLAAKSVADLVEWSGGLYNPPAKFRSW
- a CDS encoding nucleotidyltransferase domain-containing protein, whose translation is MNYLSLSDALFTATQQRILGLLFGKPDQSFYTNEIARWAQVGKGSLMRELERLHGSGVLMMTRQGNQTHYQANARCPIYPELLGIVRKTIGMAEPIRQALEPFSRQLRWAFVYGSIAKDQANAFSDIDLMLIGEGLHYSEVMERLMPLEEQLGRPLNPTLYTPQDWVAKFAAGHSFVTRVAQQDKINLLGEDPLESKDGLPGKPGESVT
- a CDS encoding biotin-independent malonate decarboxylase subunit beta; its protein translation is MTDSAALLNKHSFVELGARQRAKALLDDGTFRELLDPFQRVMSPWLLRQGVVPQSDDGVVIAKGGIDGLPVVIAAIEGAFQGGSLGEVGGAKIAGALELAAEDNRKGIPTRAVLLLETGGVRLQEANLGLAAIAEIHSAIVDLRQYQPVVGVVVGSVGCFGGMSIAAGLCSYLLVTQEARLGLNGPQVIEQEAGIEEYDSRDRPFIWSLTGGEQRFATGLVDRYAADDVQQIRQQVSQLLHLGVPAEHRSGQAELFLQHLARLDTDVQIEPAAVRQLYQGERP
- a CDS encoding malonate decarboxylase subunit delta codes for the protein METLSFEFPAGQPPRGRALVGCVGSGDLEVLIEPGLAGKLTIQVQTSVNGSEQRWQHLFARMFDGQTPPALSIDIHDFGATPGVVRLRLEQGFEEIGHD
- a CDS encoding triphosphoribosyl-dephospho-CoA synthase, with product MHALNLQPNTLSLAERLADLAVDALIDEADLSPKPALVDRRGNGAHTDLHLGLMHASALSLWPAFKEMAEAAIESGEVGLSLREALGRIGREGEAAMLATTGGVNTHRGAIWALGLLVAAAALEPESSTASAVTLRAARLALLEDRYAPSPFSHGAQVAQRYGARGAKEEAQLGFPAVVQRGLPQLKRSRTQGHGEQNARLDALLAIMTQLADTCVLYRAGEPGLQAMQAGAQAVLDAGGSASLDGRRRLHALDQQLIALNASPGGAADLLAACLFIDRIESGDSVIQGVC